The DNA segment TCTCGCCCACGGAAGGGGCTGCCCGGTCCACCACCACGGCGAACTTCTCATCGCCCGTCACGGCGAGCGCGAAGGGGTGGCAACGCAGGTAGGCGGGGATGTAGGCGTCCTGATCCCAGCGGCCGTCCGCATCCACGAACAAGTTGCTGTTCTCACTCAGGCCGACCACGGCCAGGGGCACGGGGTTCTCCATGTCGGAGAAGATGATCGGGAAGTTGCGCTGGGCGGAGGCGATCTCCGACACCACCAGCGGAATCGCGCGCACCTTGGCAGCGAAATCGAAGGGCCGCGGCGGCGGGGTCACGCCGAGGGCTCCGTGGTCGTCCACCGTCAACAGCTCGGGCTGCTCGTACAGGAACATCTTGCCCTCGACCGGCGCGACGGGGATGCCCTGGTCTTTCTCTTCTTCACTCATGTGCTCAC comes from the Pseudomonadota bacterium genome and includes:
- a CDS encoding SapC family protein; translation: MSEEEKDQGIPVAPVEGKMFLYEQPELLTVDDHGALGVTPPPRPFDFAAKVRAIPLVVSEIASAQRNFPIIFSDMENPVPLAVVGLSENSNLFVDADGRWDQDAYIPAYLRCHPFALAVTGDEKFAVVVDRAAPSVGENAEFPFFDGQEMAPNTKAMVDFCGKYEGERRKTMEYVERLKALDLLGPRRATHKVPGSDEEQTIASYIAVVPEKLGDLPADTVKELNDVGMLAVTYAHLFSLENWLRLLERHQRVMAATSH